Proteins found in one Salvia splendens isolate huo1 chromosome 10, SspV2, whole genome shotgun sequence genomic segment:
- the LOC121753171 gene encoding NDR1/HIN1-like protein 13 → MTDARVHPATADALSSSSAATSTKDSGEYPVPPNPLPAKPVPPPATYVVQIPREQILRYPPPENARKFEALTRRGKSGRSCCRRCCCFTISALALLVIAAAISAGVLYLVFRFKLPKYAVSSLAIKGMNLTTAAPISPEFDVTVRAENPNGKVGIYYLQGSEINVFYEDVKLSNGVWPAFYQPKKNVTEMRPALTGSGVILGGTVKESLRNQQSQGNIPFVVRAKVPVKIKVGSVKTWKITVKAKCDVAVDGLSDKARIVSNDCDYSVRLW, encoded by the coding sequence ATGACTGACGCACGGGTTCATCCGGCGACCGCCGACGCTCTGTCTTCTTCATCCGCAGCGACCTCCACCAAGGACTCCGGCGAGTATCCTGTACCTCCAAATCCTCTTCCGGCGAAACCGGTGCCTCCGCCTGCCACTTACGTCGTCCAGATCCCGAGAGAGCAGATCCTCCGCTATCCGCCGCCGGAGAACGCCAGGAAGTTCGAAGCACTCACGCGCCGCGGAAAGAGCGGGAGgagctgctgccgccgctgctgctgcttcaCTATCTCCGCACTCGCTCTACTCGTAATCGCCGCCGCGATATCCGCCGGAGTGCTCTACCTCGTCTTCAGATTCAAATTGCCGAAATACGCGGTCAGTAGCCTCGCGATCAAGGGGATGAATCTGACGACCGCGGCGCCGATCTCGCCGGAATTCGACGTCACCGTCAGGGCGGAAAACCCTAACGGCAAGGTCGGCATCTATTATTTGCAAGGCAGCGAAATTAACGTGTTCTACGAAGACGTTAAGCTGAGTAACGGCGTTTGGCCGGCGTTTTACCAGCCGAAGAAAAACGTAACGGAGATGCGGCCGGCGCTAACGGGATCGGGGGTTATTTTAGGGGGCACCGTTAAGGAGTCGTTAAGAAACCAGCAGAGCCAAGGGAATATTCCGTTTGTAGTGAGAGCAAAGGTGCCGGTTAAAATTAAAGTGGGGTCCGTTAAGACTTGGAAAATTACCGTTAAGGCGAAATGTGACGTGGCGGTGGATGGATTGAGCGACAAGGCTAGAATTGTGTCAAATGACTGTGATTATAGTGTGAGATTATGGTAG